The following are encoded in a window of Nocardioides houyundeii genomic DNA:
- a CDS encoding DedA family protein, translating into MTELIALVHPLLLGMDWMDPNWLLSRFGEELFWLSLAIIFIECGLFFPFLPGDSLLFAMGLFIAGEKIDVFPGPPVVELFAALLLFTLAGFLGNVTGYEIGRALGPPLYERDGKILKRKYFDQTQVFFDKHGNKALVIGRFVPFVRTYITVVAGVTLMNRKRFFTWSAVGAVAWVLSITLLGYFLGKTFPALGDSIDKIIIAVVAFSVIPVAFEWIRHKRTHAPEAEDRDHDGRPDRDILGQDVD; encoded by the coding sequence GTGACCGAACTGATCGCACTCGTCCATCCGCTCCTGCTCGGGATGGACTGGATGGATCCCAACTGGCTCCTCAGCAGGTTCGGCGAGGAGCTGTTCTGGCTGAGCCTGGCGATCATCTTCATCGAGTGCGGTCTGTTCTTCCCGTTCCTGCCCGGCGACTCCCTGCTCTTCGCGATGGGACTGTTCATCGCCGGCGAGAAGATCGACGTCTTCCCCGGCCCGCCCGTGGTGGAGCTGTTCGCGGCGCTGCTGCTGTTCACCCTGGCCGGGTTCCTGGGCAACGTCACCGGCTACGAGATCGGGCGAGCCCTCGGACCGCCGCTCTACGAGCGTGACGGCAAGATCCTCAAGCGCAAGTACTTCGACCAGACCCAGGTCTTCTTCGACAAGCACGGCAACAAGGCCCTGGTGATCGGCCGGTTCGTGCCGTTCGTGCGCACCTACATCACCGTGGTCGCCGGCGTGACGCTGATGAACCGCAAGCGCTTCTTCACCTGGAGCGCCGTGGGCGCCGTGGCGTGGGTCCTGAGCATCACGCTGCTCGGCTACTTCCTCGGCAAGACCTTCCCGGCGCTGGGCGACAGCATCGACAAGATCATCATCGCCGTCGTCGCCTTCTCGGTGATCCCGGTCGCCTTCGAGTGGATCCGGCACAAGCGCACCCACGCCCCGGAGGCCGAGGACCGCGACCACGACGGCCGTCCCGACCGCGACATCCTGGGTCAGGACGTCGACTGA